DNA sequence from the Sebaldella sp. S0638 genome:
TTTCAAGATTGTTTCAAATCCTGTGAATCCCTGACTTGGATCAAATTCCGAATGAGTTCTTATATTTGTAATACCATGCTGTATTAACATCATCAAAACTTTAGTTGCTCTTTCTTCCACATCTTCTTTTGTAAAAGTAGGCTTCAATTCAGCTGTTACTTTTATTGCTTCTGCAAGAGTTCCTGATCTGTTAGGAAGTCTGTCAGCTATTAATGCTTTATCCATGTGGATGTGACTTTCTACAAGTCCGGGTATAAGTACTCTTCCGTCTGCATCTATCTCTTCATTAGCTTTTTCAGCTATATTTTCTTCTATCTTTATTATTTTCCCGTCTTTTATTGCTACGTCTTTTAAGTTTTCCTTGTCTGAAATTCTGGCATTTCTAATTATTATATCCATAATTTTCCTCCTTAGATTTATTATATATCATTTTCCTGATTATACAAAGTAAGAGATTACAAGTAGTATTCCAAGACAACCAAGAATCCATTTTGAGTTACCTTTAACCACGTCTATAATAGGTATTCTGAATCCTGACGATAAAGCCTGCATTGTTATATTTACGAAACTCATCTGGCTTCCAAGACCTACTCCTATTGCTACAAATCCAAGTTCCACAGGTGAGAAACCAAGCGAAACTGCTATTGGTATTACCAGAGTCAGTATAGAACCGACATATGCCCCTGCCGGTACCCCTACGAGGAATCCTGCAAGTACGGCAACAGGTACTACGAGACTTCTTGGTGCTATTTCCGCCACACTTACAATCGCTGCAAATGCTCCTGTTTCTCCTATTATATTAATGAAAGTAAGGAATATTCCCACGCTGAACAATCTTACAAGTATGTAATTTGATCCTTCTACCATTGAGCTTGATGATTCTCCCAGAGATAATTTAGTACACAGAGCTATTAATACAACTGTAACTATTGAGTAAACAAGCGGTGATATCAGCGGCATACCTACCAGTTTATTTACAAACGGTCCGAAAATAACCGCGAATAAAAGGAAAATTGTAGGTATTGTCATTATAAACAGTTCTTTGTTAGTTTTTGTTGCAAATTCATCTTCATGATCTTCTTTAAAAATTACTTTTCTTTTTCTTGCTCCGTAGTATCCAAGAGCAATAGCTAATATTGTAAATACTAAAGC
Encoded proteins:
- a CDS encoding citrate transporter gives rise to the protein MFKKNSLILKVMFSMLFLSGITFAEEAEKVIQKPEGFMAVLTVIPLIIIIFMLYKKFDMLVAGFVGGALAMVIGRISLGDANGILLKSIPAMLTITVPIINSALAMAVFKSGGYTSALSLVKRGIKGKVEYLAAFIVILQAAATYMSGIGGGSAMVIAPLAFAAVGAIPELIAAMSIAAAVCFTTSPASLESSIVSKLSNIPVAEYVSMMKIFALVFTILAIALGYYGARKRKVIFKEDHEDEFATKTNKELFIMTIPTIFLLFAVIFGPFVNKLVGMPLISPLVYSIVTVVLIALCTKLSLGESSSSMVEGSNYILVRLFSVGIFLTFINIIGETGAFAAIVSVAEIAPRSLVVPVAVLAGFLVGVPAGAYVGSILTLVIPIAVSLGFSPVELGFVAIGVGLGSQMSFVNITMQALSSGFRIPIIDVVKGNSKWILGCLGILLVISYFV